One genomic window of Bacillota bacterium includes the following:
- a CDS encoding prepilin-type N-terminal cleavage/methylation domain-containing protein: protein MRTRKGFTLVELLVVIAVVAILSSILMPVFGRARAAARTTACVSNLHQIGQAFMLYVQDWDGNLPAAMPYAAVAPEGRAWMTALQPYVQDARIWICPENTEPVPSYAYNTFLGFPRLMGMAYGYGGLALDAITVPARTFLAYDTPNSRADANNLNGAMGSYLMYVMPGQLAERHPDWEAEYRERAQWQRPRHNDGNNVVFADGHVRWIRLAVQRPWSVSQFNPLQTP, encoded by the coding sequence ATGAGAACGCGAAAAGGCTTTACGTTAGTCGAACTGCTGGTGGTTATCGCCGTGGTGGCGATATTGTCTTCCATCTTGATGCCGGTTTTTGGGCGTGCCCGCGCGGCAGCGCGCACTACGGCATGTGTGAGCAACCTGCATCAGATTGGACAGGCGTTCATGCTGTATGTGCAGGACTGGGACGGTAATCTGCCAGCTGCCATGCCCTATGCAGCGGTCGCTCCGGAGGGGCGAGCCTGGATGACGGCGCTACAGCCGTATGTGCAGGATGCGCGAATCTGGATATGCCCGGAGAACACTGAACCGGTACCCAGCTATGCTTACAATACGTTCCTCGGGTTTCCGCGGTTGATGGGTATGGCATATGGATACGGTGGGCTGGCTCTGGATGCCATCACTGTGCCTGCGAGGACGTTTTTGGCTTATGATACGCCCAACAGTCGGGCGGATGCGAATAACCTGAACGGCGCGATGGGCAGCTATTTGATGTATGTGATGCCCGGTCAGCTTGCGGAGCGACATCCTGACTGGGAGGCAGAGTACCGCGAGCGAGCACAGTGGCAGCGCCCACGCCATAATGACGGCAATAACGTGGTGTTTGCAGACGGTCATGTGCGGTGGATACGACTGGCGGTGCAGAGACCGTGGAGCGTTAGTCAGTTCAACCCACTGCAGACGCCATGA
- a CDS encoding phytase, with translation MFNRLVLATAGALLLAPASVLHWQPASQTAAVQGDADDPAIWINPTNPEKSLIIGTDKTGNALYVFDLKGKIVQKIGGILRPNNVDVEYGLPLAGRTTDIVVATERNARRLRIFAIDSASLRLRDITDPKGATVFAGQEGDSAAPMGIALYRRPKDGAIYAVVSRKAGPSGTYLWQYRLVPTAEGRVRLQKVREFGQFSGKGEIEAVAVDDQLGYVYYADENYGILKYHADPEHPEASKLLAVFGKEGFEGDREGIAVYPTKGDKGYLLCVDQRPQRSVVYVFRREGTPADDHDHQQAIAVVHTDSDETDGIEATSHPLGKQFPSGLFIMMNSRERNFHLYRWQPLPQN, from the coding sequence GTGTTCAACCGTCTCGTTCTGGCAACCGCAGGTGCGTTACTGCTCGCACCGGCCAGTGTCCTCCACTGGCAACCCGCTTCCCAAACCGCTGCGGTGCAGGGAGATGCCGATGACCCCGCCATCTGGATAAATCCGACAAACCCCGAGAAAAGCCTCATCATCGGCACCGATAAGACAGGCAACGCGCTTTACGTATTTGACCTGAAAGGCAAAATCGTGCAAAAGATAGGAGGCATCCTTCGTCCCAATAACGTGGATGTGGAATATGGCCTCCCCCTGGCGGGGCGCACCACCGACATTGTAGTGGCGACCGAACGAAACGCGCGACGGCTTCGCATCTTTGCCATCGACTCCGCGAGCCTGCGTCTGCGCGACATCACCGACCCCAAAGGTGCTACCGTTTTCGCAGGGCAGGAAGGTGACTCTGCAGCGCCAATGGGAATCGCATTGTACCGGCGTCCAAAAGATGGCGCCATTTATGCTGTCGTCTCCAGGAAGGCTGGTCCCTCCGGCACCTACCTGTGGCAATATCGGCTGGTGCCTACGGCAGAAGGGCGCGTGCGCCTGCAAAAAGTGCGTGAATTTGGACAGTTTAGCGGAAAGGGTGAAATCGAGGCGGTCGCCGTCGACGACCAGCTGGGCTATGTCTATTACGCGGACGAGAACTACGGCATCCTCAAATACCACGCCGACCCCGAACATCCCGAAGCCTCCAAACTGCTTGCGGTCTTTGGCAAGGAAGGCTTCGAAGGCGACCGCGAAGGCATCGCTGTCTATCCTACGAAAGGCGACAAGGGCTACCTGTTGTGCGTTGACCAGAGACCTCAGAGAAGCGTGGTGTATGTATTCCGCCGCGAAGGAACCCCTGCCGATGACCATGACCATCAGCAGGCTATCGCCGTCGTCCACACGGACTCCGACGAGACGGACGGCATTGAAGCCACCTCACATCCGCTCGGCAAACAGTTCCCCAGCGGATTGTTCATCATGATGAACAGTCGGGAACGTAACTTTCATCTCTACCGCTGGCAGCCACTACCGCAAAATTAG